The following are encoded together in the Capsulimonas corticalis genome:
- the murI gene encoding glutamate racemase, with translation MTLDLTPSSPIGVFDSGLGGLSVLREIERQLPGERIHYVADTANVPYGDKPIEVVRSLALKLTDYLIESGAKIVIMASGTSTAAGLDAAKQKHPAADIIGTIDSGARTAVNASAGDIGVIATNATAQSLAFSHAVHAIDPKRRVAEQGCPRFVPLVETGRTECADAVDASLEYLRPLAAASVRVIILGCTHFPFLDTALRQAVHDLNVRDFQPLFVDPAAETVRDVKALLARKNLLNPAISSQSSVRFDATGDPEEFRRQASMLLRRDAGPANLLRLGD, from the coding sequence TTGACGTTAGACCTCACTCCCAGTTCTCCCATCGGCGTCTTTGATTCCGGCCTCGGCGGCCTCAGCGTCCTGCGCGAGATCGAGCGGCAGCTTCCCGGCGAGCGGATCCACTATGTCGCCGACACGGCAAATGTCCCGTATGGCGACAAGCCGATCGAGGTTGTGCGCTCGCTCGCTCTCAAGCTCACCGATTATCTGATCGAAAGCGGCGCCAAGATCGTGATCATGGCCTCCGGCACGTCCACCGCCGCCGGCCTGGACGCCGCGAAACAGAAGCATCCGGCGGCGGACATCATCGGCACGATCGACTCCGGAGCGCGGACCGCCGTGAACGCCTCGGCGGGCGACATCGGCGTGATCGCGACGAACGCGACGGCGCAAAGCCTCGCCTTTTCCCACGCCGTCCACGCGATCGATCCCAAGCGCCGGGTGGCGGAGCAGGGATGTCCGCGCTTTGTGCCGCTGGTCGAGACCGGCCGCACCGAATGCGCCGACGCCGTGGACGCGTCCCTGGAGTATCTGCGCCCGCTCGCCGCCGCCAGCGTCCGCGTCATCATCCTCGGCTGCACCCATTTTCCATTTCTGGATACGGCGCTTCGCCAGGCTGTTCACGATTTGAACGTGCGAGATTTCCAGCCCTTGTTCGTCGACCCGGCGGCCGAAACCGTCCGCGATGTCAAGGCGCTGCTGGCGCGCAAAAATCTGCTCAATCCTGCGATTTCCTCGCAATCCTCGGTCCGATTTGACGCCACCGGCGACCCGGAAGAGTTTCGGCGCCAGGCATCCATGCTCCTCAGGCGCGACGCCGGCCCCGCAAATCTCCTTCGCCTGGGCGATTGA
- a CDS encoding GerMN domain-containing protein produces MSKKSTRAVLTALLPLAVFLGACNHSGPPQNTTPVTNNPAPPTTAAPQGPVAPVREGYIYLPSADGSGDGSELVAHKVTFDKPDDPARESLNALVAAKDTPLPAGSELRGVKIEDGLATVNFSAELKSNFHGSDTQEAQAVNSILKTLGQFPTISKVQILVDGSPVDSLGGHFEISDPLDVIRTTADAKQARVYHKAQPN; encoded by the coding sequence ATGAGTAAGAAGTCGACACGAGCCGTTCTGACGGCTCTTCTGCCGCTCGCCGTATTTCTGGGCGCGTGCAACCATAGCGGCCCGCCGCAAAACACAACGCCGGTCACGAACAACCCCGCTCCGCCGACCACCGCCGCGCCGCAGGGGCCGGTGGCTCCCGTGCGTGAGGGATATATTTACCTTCCGTCCGCCGACGGAAGCGGAGACGGCAGCGAACTCGTGGCGCACAAAGTCACCTTCGACAAGCCGGACGATCCCGCGCGCGAATCCCTGAACGCCCTCGTCGCCGCGAAGGATACGCCGCTGCCCGCCGGCTCCGAGCTGCGCGGCGTGAAGATCGAAGATGGGCTGGCGACCGTGAACTTCTCCGCCGAGCTCAAATCGAACTTCCACGGCAGCGATACGCAGGAAGCGCAGGCGGTGAACTCCATTTTGAAGACCCTGGGCCAGTTCCCCACGATCTCCAAAGTGCAGATCCTCGTCGACGGCTCGCCCGTCGATTCCCTGGGCGGCCACTTCGAAATTTCCGATCCCCTGGACGTGATCCGCACCACCGCCGACGCCAAGCAGGCGCGCGTGTACCACAAGGCGCAGCCGAATTGA
- a CDS encoding N-acetylmuramoyl-L-alanine amidase codes for MNTSLFLPAARRLYIFSAAIISAILLPASVTPAQAADDVQLVIGGQPVAFVVQPYQESDGSVYAPVDFVRRMGGNYTPSSDGRSVDVTGSNGSKITVPFQMVKERYCVPVKQVADALGASVGWNDRAHTMTLRARIEVVKQDRDGLSIFTSYPIYYSVKRLEKPQRIYVDLLGADLASAPATVPATNPGVSYIRSGSISYNTVRIVVDLKKNIAFKIASGPVTSHVQVAMSGDGETHVATRPQPILPVPVPVAPRPLPVTPLPEPPQDTPPAASGLQITDVACNVVSDTLTQIVIKTTGQGDYRTETLAGPNRLAFDLADASLADGLKRLISTDHSIIKSIRSGVMKADGKKFGRVVLDMTKLVAFNVTTQPSDDGVEYVINVQTPAQATPPAPTVAQVPDSTLLAGKIIMVDPGHGGGDSGAVGIGGAREKDLTLTIGKQLRDLLASNGATVYMTREDDTKPSVAARPQMAIAAHADYFISIHCDDSGARNSHSGTTVYYHAQNAVCRRFAIDVVNRIAAVSGIPPNGVKSDTIRFQTGFGVLRGSTMPAILVECGYMNSESDLSKLRTPAVQQHVAEGVVAGLLDFIADTGNR; via the coding sequence ATGAACACGAGTCTATTCCTTCCGGCCGCACGCCGGCTTTATATTTTTTCCGCCGCAATTATTTCCGCCATTCTGCTTCCCGCCTCCGTTACTCCCGCCCAGGCCGCCGACGATGTTCAGCTCGTGATTGGCGGTCAGCCTGTCGCCTTTGTCGTCCAGCCCTATCAAGAAAGCGATGGCTCGGTCTACGCGCCCGTCGATTTCGTGCGCCGAATGGGCGGCAACTATACGCCTTCGTCCGACGGGCGCAGCGTGGACGTCACGGGAAGCAACGGATCCAAGATCACCGTGCCGTTCCAGATGGTCAAGGAGCGTTACTGCGTCCCGGTCAAGCAAGTCGCCGATGCGCTGGGCGCGTCCGTCGGCTGGAACGACCGCGCGCACACCATGACACTGCGCGCGCGCATCGAAGTCGTCAAGCAGGACAGAGACGGGCTGTCGATCTTTACGTCCTATCCGATCTATTACTCGGTGAAGCGTCTGGAAAAGCCGCAGCGCATCTATGTCGATCTGCTCGGCGCGGATCTCGCCTCAGCCCCCGCCACCGTTCCCGCCACCAATCCCGGCGTGTCGTATATCCGCAGCGGCTCGATTTCCTACAACACCGTGCGAATCGTCGTCGATCTGAAGAAGAATATCGCCTTTAAGATCGCCAGCGGTCCCGTGACCTCGCACGTTCAAGTCGCCATGAGCGGCGACGGCGAGACGCATGTCGCCACGCGCCCGCAGCCGATCTTGCCGGTTCCCGTACCGGTCGCCCCCCGCCCATTGCCCGTCACACCCCTTCCCGAACCGCCGCAGGATACGCCCCCGGCCGCCTCGGGATTGCAGATCACCGATGTCGCCTGCAATGTCGTCAGCGATACGCTGACCCAGATCGTGATCAAGACGACGGGGCAGGGGGATTACCGCACCGAGACCCTGGCGGGGCCCAATCGCCTGGCGTTCGATTTAGCCGACGCCAGCCTCGCGGATGGGCTCAAGCGTCTCATCAGCACGGATCACTCCATTATTAAGTCGATTCGAAGCGGCGTTATGAAGGCGGACGGTAAGAAGTTCGGCCGCGTCGTGCTTGATATGACGAAGCTTGTCGCGTTCAATGTCACGACGCAGCCTTCGGACGACGGCGTGGAGTATGTCATCAACGTGCAGACCCCGGCGCAGGCGACTCCGCCGGCGCCCACCGTGGCGCAGGTTCCGGACAGCACGCTGCTGGCCGGCAAGATCATCATGGTGGATCCGGGCCATGGCGGCGGCGACTCCGGAGCCGTCGGCATTGGCGGCGCGCGGGAAAAAGACTTGACGCTGACCATCGGCAAACAGCTGCGCGACCTGCTCGCCAGCAACGGCGCCACCGTCTATATGACGCGCGAGGACGACACCAAACCCTCCGTGGCGGCGCGGCCGCAGATGGCGATCGCAGCGCACGCCGATTACTTCATCAGCATCCACTGCGACGACAGCGGCGCGCGCAACTCGCACTCCGGGACCACGGTCTACTATCACGCGCAAAACGCGGTCTGCCGCCGTTTTGCGATCGATGTCGTCAATCGGATCGCGGCGGTATCGGGGATTCCGCCGAACGGGGTAAAATCAGACACGATTCGCTTCCAGACGGGCTTTGGCGTGCTGCGCGGCAGCACCATGCCCGCGATTCTGGTGGAATGCGGGTATATGAATAGCGAGAGCGACCTTTCCAAGCTCCGCACTCCGGCCGTTCAGCAGCATGTCGCCGAAGGCGTCGTCGCCGGACTGCTTGATTTTATCGCCGATACCGGAAACCGGTAG
- a CDS encoding adenylate kinase family protein → MRFKTLLLFGAPGSGKGTQGSILGSIPGYVHVACGDVFRNLRVGSPLGKVFLEYSSRGALVPDDFTVQLWRSHIDGLVSLQKLDPTADTLILDGIPRNVAQARLMDDYIDVERLYYLNCEDRQKVMTRLKRRALHENRLDDASDKVIEHRLYVYEAETAPVLNYYPAEKIRRIDTGRTPVEVLATILDDVRTLAPVSQDEELM, encoded by the coding sequence ATGAGATTCAAAACTTTGCTCCTTTTCGGAGCGCCCGGCAGCGGTAAAGGCACCCAGGGCAGTATTTTAGGAAGCATCCCGGGATACGTTCATGTGGCGTGCGGCGATGTCTTTCGGAACCTGCGCGTCGGCTCGCCCCTCGGAAAAGTCTTCCTGGAGTACAGCAGCCGGGGCGCTCTCGTACCCGACGATTTCACGGTGCAGCTATGGCGCTCGCACATCGACGGTCTGGTGAGCCTGCAAAAGCTCGACCCCACCGCCGATACGCTGATCCTGGACGGCATTCCCCGAAACGTCGCGCAGGCGCGCCTGATGGACGACTACATTGATGTAGAGCGTCTTTACTACCTCAACTGCGAAGACCGGCAAAAGGTCATGACGCGGCTGAAGCGCCGCGCCCTGCACGAAAACCGGCTGGACGACGCTTCGGACAAGGTGATCGAACACCGCCTGTATGTCTACGAAGCGGAAACCGCGCCGGTGCTCAACTACTATCCTGCGGAAAAGATCCGGCGAATCGACACTGGGCGGACTCCCGTGGAAGTGCTGGCGACCATTCTGGACGACGTGCGGACGCTGGCGCCCGTGTCGCAGGATGAAGAATTGATGTAA
- a CDS encoding BON domain-containing protein produces MMSTMPVMRRLCAVAFSAAIFAVAGCSHDDASQNQPPTVVTNTTTAPAVPAGTTTTVTTPGGTTTVAGVPQTNNTNAGPGGATGEDSAAGDAVLKSIHTNVQMTGSRVLATVDSAGTARLTGTAQNQQQKALAERLATNTSGVTSVVNKIEIVATGGVKSPPPPTKVVEKTKIVVVHDKAPAADTSANPPAPPADSTAPAAPSDSSSPTTAPAPTSSGN; encoded by the coding sequence ATGATGTCTACCATGCCCGTGATGCGCCGCCTGTGCGCCGTCGCGTTTTCCGCCGCCATTTTCGCCGTCGCCGGATGCAGTCACGATGACGCGTCTCAGAACCAGCCGCCGACGGTCGTCACCAACACGACCACCGCGCCCGCCGTACCGGCCGGGACCACCACGACCGTCACCACGCCCGGCGGAACCACGACCGTGGCCGGCGTTCCGCAAACGAACAACACCAACGCGGGTCCCGGCGGCGCGACCGGCGAGGACTCGGCTGCGGGCGACGCAGTGCTCAAGTCGATCCACACCAACGTTCAGATGACCGGATCGCGTGTTTTGGCGACCGTCGACTCGGCCGGCACGGCGCGTTTGACCGGAACCGCGCAGAACCAGCAGCAGAAGGCGCTGGCCGAGCGCCTGGCGACCAACACCTCCGGTGTGACCAGTGTCGTCAACAAGATCGAAATCGTCGCGACCGGGGGCGTAAAGAGCCCGCCGCCTCCGACCAAAGTTGTCGAGAAGACGAAGATTGTCGTCGTCCACGACAAGGCGCCTGCGGCCGACACCTCGGCGAATCCGCCCGCGCCGCCGGCGGACAGCACGGCGCCCGCCGCGCCTTCCGACAGCTCCAGTCCGACAACCGCGCCCGCTCCCACAAGCTCGGGCAATTAG
- a CDS encoding SprT-like domain-containing protein produces the protein MKSPDTSHEPAVPPLSALTEAQLLEAMHAEFDRLNAEHFAGELIRPTVIISRRKAYGGYYQPQRHRIVLSWQAYREHGWEEALNTFRHEVAHIKHPNHSKAFWELASQLGVTKRYAASPLTPPRTPHRYVYGCPVCGRRVHRNRRIRQASCGVCDKNYNPKFALKLLSDDQR, from the coding sequence ATGAAAAGTCCTGATACATCCCACGAACCCGCTGTCCCGCCGCTGTCAGCGCTGACGGAGGCGCAGCTGCTCGAAGCCATGCACGCCGAGTTCGACCGTCTGAACGCCGAACACTTCGCGGGAGAGCTGATCCGTCCGACAGTCATCATCTCTCGCCGGAAGGCGTACGGCGGCTACTACCAGCCACAGCGCCACCGGATCGTGCTGAGCTGGCAGGCATATCGTGAGCATGGCTGGGAGGAAGCGCTCAACACGTTTCGGCACGAGGTGGCGCATATCAAGCACCCCAACCATTCGAAAGCGTTCTGGGAGCTTGCGAGCCAGCTCGGCGTCACCAAACGGTACGCCGCCTCCCCGCTCACTCCGCCGCGCACGCCCCACCGCTACGTCTACGGCTGCCCCGTCTGCGGCCGCCGCGTCCACCGCAACCGCCGAATCCGCCAGGCGTCGTGCGGAGTTTGCGACAAGAATTACAACCCGAAGTTCGCCCTCAAACTGCTGAGCGACGATCAGCGATAA
- a CDS encoding thymidine phosphorylase, giving the protein MRIVDLIEKKRNGGEHTAEEIQFLVGNYVRGGVPDYQISAWLMAVVWRGLTDPETFALTRAMVASGDSLDLSGLAGPTLDKHSTGGVGDKTTLAVVPILAAGGVQMAKMSGRGLGRTGGTLDKLESIPGMRTNLTIPEIMRQVAGVGACICGQTDTLVPADRLLYALRDATATVESLPLVASSIMSKKLAGGAANILLDVKVGSGAFMKTAKDARALAELMVRIGESEGRRVVAIITDMNVPLGFNVGNSVEVKEIVALLKGNPWIEPHLNFLVRTLSGLGFMLAGRCKTQAEGEALAQELIASGAAFDKLCRLVAAQGGDTEYLLRTVKQQVARFKYDVRAAKSGYIHGIDASAIGMAAMVLGAGRKEKMDEIDPTAGVLIRHPVGKQIESDNVIATLHSNSEISLREATPIVQAAFTIEDTPPAPTSLVYETIGL; this is encoded by the coding sequence ATGCGTATCGTCGATCTCATTGAGAAAAAGCGGAACGGCGGGGAACACACCGCCGAAGAGATCCAGTTCCTCGTCGGCAACTATGTTCGCGGCGGCGTTCCCGATTATCAGATCAGCGCTTGGCTGATGGCTGTGGTCTGGCGCGGCCTGACCGATCCCGAAACATTCGCTCTCACGCGGGCGATGGTCGCGTCGGGGGACTCGCTGGATCTCTCCGGTCTTGCCGGCCCGACGCTGGATAAGCACAGCACGGGCGGGGTGGGCGACAAGACCACGCTGGCCGTCGTCCCCATCCTCGCCGCCGGCGGAGTCCAGATGGCGAAGATGTCCGGTCGCGGCCTGGGACGCACGGGCGGAACGCTGGATAAGCTGGAGTCCATTCCCGGCATGCGCACCAATCTCACCATTCCCGAGATCATGCGCCAGGTCGCGGGCGTCGGCGCGTGCATCTGCGGACAGACCGACACCCTCGTCCCCGCCGATCGGCTTCTCTATGCGCTGCGCGACGCCACCGCCACGGTGGAATCTCTCCCCCTGGTTGCGTCCAGCATCATGAGTAAAAAGCTTGCCGGCGGCGCCGCGAATATTCTGCTGGACGTTAAGGTCGGCAGCGGCGCGTTCATGAAGACCGCCAAGGACGCGCGGGCGCTCGCGGAGCTCATGGTGCGCATCGGCGAATCCGAAGGCCGCCGCGTCGTGGCGATCATCACCGATATGAACGTTCCGCTCGGCTTCAATGTCGGAAACAGCGTGGAAGTCAAAGAAATCGTCGCGCTTTTGAAGGGCAATCCCTGGATTGAGCCCCACCTGAACTTCCTGGTCCGCACGCTTTCGGGGCTGGGCTTCATGCTCGCGGGCCGCTGCAAAACCCAGGCGGAGGGCGAGGCGCTGGCGCAGGAGCTGATTGCTTCCGGAGCGGCGTTCGACAAACTCTGCCGCCTTGTCGCGGCGCAGGGCGGCGACACCGAATATCTACTGCGCACGGTCAAACAGCAAGTGGCGCGCTTCAAATACGACGTCCGCGCCGCGAAGTCCGGCTACATTCACGGCATTGACGCCAGCGCCATCGGCATGGCGGCCATGGTGCTGGGCGCGGGACGCAAAGAAAAAATGGACGAGATCGATCCCACGGCGGGCGTGCTCATTCGCCATCCCGTGGGAAAACAGATCGAATCCGACAACGTCATCGCCACCCTGCACTCCAACAGCGAAATCTCCCTGCGCGAAGCCACCCCTATCGTCCAGGCGGCTTTCACGATTGAAGACACGCCCCCCGCACCCACCTCACTGGTTTATGAGACGATCGGGCTTTAG
- a CDS encoding amidohydrolase family protein — protein sequence MIIDFHCHITTPGSKLPDPDGPYYRSIGPLTPAAKMVASWTQDAVDSMAERWRTAGALKTYRNMGPIIYTEMSRRMISTDASSLLGEMAGNGVSKSIVVAMDPFVPTEEILQACALVHGLLIPFGSVDNSRPDYLDRFAHLLEQPIAGIKFHSDLQELPIDSPKLFAMMAQLDASPRRSLPVYLHTGNFPIYRPSDTPWEKALPKLLDKFPNITFVCGHSGWDAPRAALRAALNHPNLYLETSWQPPRLIRRLCDKLGPERLLLGSDFPLFSQARAIKNARTALTDAEFAIVSCDNAMRLLRL from the coding sequence GTGATAATCGACTTCCACTGCCATATTACGACTCCCGGCAGCAAACTCCCCGATCCTGACGGGCCATATTACCGGTCCATCGGGCCTTTGACCCCGGCCGCGAAGATGGTGGCGTCCTGGACGCAGGACGCCGTGGATTCGATGGCGGAACGGTGGCGCACCGCCGGCGCGCTCAAAACCTACCGAAATATGGGACCGATCATCTACACGGAGATGAGCCGGCGGATGATCAGTACGGACGCCTCGTCGCTCCTGGGCGAAATGGCCGGCAACGGCGTCTCCAAATCGATCGTGGTGGCGATGGATCCGTTCGTCCCCACCGAAGAGATCCTACAAGCCTGCGCGCTCGTGCACGGTCTGCTCATCCCCTTCGGCTCGGTGGACAACAGCCGGCCGGACTACCTGGACCGGTTCGCCCATCTTCTCGAACAGCCAATCGCGGGGATCAAGTTCCACAGCGACCTTCAAGAACTGCCGATCGATTCTCCGAAGCTGTTCGCCATGATGGCGCAGCTTGACGCGTCGCCGCGCCGTTCGCTGCCGGTTTACCTGCACACGGGCAACTTCCCAATTTACCGTCCCTCGGACACGCCCTGGGAAAAGGCGCTCCCGAAACTGCTGGACAAATTCCCAAACATCACGTTTGTCTGCGGCCATTCCGGCTGGGACGCGCCCCGCGCCGCTCTGCGCGCCGCCCTCAACCACCCGAACCTTTATCTGGAGACCAGCTGGCAGCCGCCCCGACTGATCCGCCGCCTGTGCGACAAACTCGGCCCGGAACGCCTCCTGCTTGGCTCCGACTTCCCGCTCTTCTCCCAGGCCCGCGCCATCAAAAACGCCCGCACCGCCCTCACCGACGCCGAATTCGCGATCGTGAGCTGCGACAACGCCATGCGGCTGCTGCGGCTGTAG
- a CDS encoding SDR family NAD(P)-dependent oxidoreductase, with amino-acid sequence MLPIDLSGKNALITGGTRGIGRAISQTLASAGASTLALYRSDRAAADESLSVRQWAGPDAAHANIVCDISKESEIAALSGPIRDIMNNRVDLLILSAGIGSRGAWNETSVDDWKHLIDTNLTSAVLLTRLVTPLMPSGGSIVSIASGAGHEGLRGTALYGASKAGLILFTQSLAQEVGPQGIRANVVSPGFTETAFSGKTPSEETKQRVAASTALRRTGKPDDVAGVVLFLCSDLSGFVTAQAIRVNGGIV; translated from the coding sequence ATGTTACCGATCGACCTGTCCGGCAAAAACGCCCTCATCACCGGCGGCACGCGCGGGATCGGCCGCGCCATCTCGCAGACTCTGGCTTCGGCGGGCGCGTCTACGCTCGCGCTTTATCGTTCCGATCGGGCCGCCGCCGACGAGTCGCTCTCCGTGCGGCAATGGGCTGGACCGGATGCAGCGCACGCGAATATTGTCTGCGATATTTCAAAAGAATCCGAGATCGCCGCTTTATCCGGACCAATCCGCGATATAATGAACAATCGTGTGGACTTGCTCATCCTGAGTGCGGGAATCGGGTCGCGCGGCGCATGGAACGAAACATCCGTGGACGATTGGAAGCATCTGATCGACACCAATCTCACGAGCGCCGTTCTGCTCACTCGCCTGGTCACGCCGCTCATGCCTAGCGGCGGATCAATTGTCTCTATTGCCAGCGGAGCGGGACATGAAGGTCTGCGCGGAACCGCGCTCTACGGCGCATCGAAAGCCGGCCTGATCCTTTTCACGCAGTCGCTCGCGCAGGAAGTCGGTCCGCAGGGAATTCGCGCCAACGTCGTTTCGCCCGGCTTCACGGAGACCGCATTCTCCGGCAAAACGCCGAGCGAAGAGACCAAGCAGCGCGTCGCGGCCAGCACCGCCCTGCGCCGAACCGGCAAACCGGACGACGTCGCCGGCGTCGTGCTTTTCTTATGCAGCGATCTGTCAGGGTTCGTGACCGCGCAGGCGATTCGGGTGAATGGGGGGATTGTATGA
- a CDS encoding 6-phosphofructokinase: protein MKIGMLTGGGDCPGLNPAIRGAVLRLLDYGDEVIGFTQGWKGLVEGNTEPLTLERVEGIIDQGGTILRSSRTNPFAPGKEAQLEAVLANIKKFELDALVALGGEDTLGVASKLYTLHNVPTVGVPKTMDNDLDKTDYTFGFDSAASVALDSIDRLRDTAKSHDRVIVVEVMGRHAGWMALWSGVAGAADWVLLPEVAVDIEAMCEQLKKNYARGKTWGIVVVSEGVEIPGAQKGDNVELDAFGHHQLGDVGIGPAIAKEIEKRTGFPTRDVVLGHTVRGGSPTLFDRILGTRVGIHAAELVHKGDFGKMVALQGTEILAVPIQEAVKQWKLVPQDLYDTFVTTFNK, encoded by the coding sequence ATGAAGATCGGAATGCTCACCGGTGGTGGGGACTGCCCGGGTTTGAACCCGGCGATACGCGGCGCGGTGCTCCGCCTGCTGGACTACGGCGACGAAGTGATCGGCTTCACCCAGGGCTGGAAAGGCCTTGTGGAAGGCAATACCGAGCCGCTCACCCTTGAGCGAGTCGAGGGCATCATCGATCAGGGCGGCACCATCCTGCGCTCGTCGCGCACGAACCCGTTCGCTCCGGGCAAGGAAGCGCAGCTAGAGGCGGTCCTGGCGAACATCAAGAAGTTCGAACTGGACGCTCTGGTGGCGCTCGGCGGCGAGGACACCCTCGGCGTCGCCTCCAAGCTCTACACGCTGCACAACGTCCCCACGGTCGGCGTGCCGAAGACGATGGACAATGACCTCGACAAGACCGACTACACGTTCGGCTTCGACTCCGCCGCCTCGGTGGCGCTGGACTCGATTGACCGTCTGCGCGACACCGCCAAATCGCACGACCGCGTCATCGTGGTCGAAGTGATGGGACGGCATGCGGGCTGGATGGCGCTCTGGTCCGGCGTCGCCGGCGCGGCCGACTGGGTTCTGCTTCCGGAAGTCGCCGTCGATATCGAAGCGATGTGCGAGCAGTTGAAGAAGAACTACGCGCGCGGCAAGACCTGGGGAATCGTCGTCGTCAGCGAAGGCGTTGAGATCCCGGGCGCGCAAAAGGGTGATAACGTCGAGCTGGACGCCTTCGGCCACCACCAGCTGGGCGATGTCGGCATTGGACCGGCCATCGCGAAAGAGATCGAGAAGCGCACCGGATTCCCGACGCGCGACGTCGTTCTCGGCCACACGGTCCGCGGCGGCTCGCCGACGCTGTTCGACCGCATCCTCGGCACCCGGGTCGGCATCCACGCCGCCGAGCTCGTCCACAAGGGCGACTTCGGCAAGATGGTTGCGCTCCAGGGTACGGAGATCCTGGCGGTTCCGATCCAGGAAGCCGTCAAGCAGTGGAAGCTGGTTCCGCAGGACCTCTACGACACCTTCGTCACCACGTTCAACAAGTAA
- the hpf gene encoding ribosome hibernation-promoting factor, HPF/YfiA family: MAIQVHVKGKHLKVTDGLREHAEQRLQRLEKYFGNIREARVIESIEGGEHRVEVTLEGDGLLLRGEERTEDMYASLDRCVDKLEQRVKKFKAKHTHLRNHQESLRNTPASNGVGIDGILPAETEDEPDNTPRIVRTKAVTMKPMGIDDAVQMLELVGHDWYVYLDSDTHMTQVVYRRRDGNYGLVTPKI; encoded by the coding sequence ATGGCCATTCAAGTTCATGTCAAGGGGAAGCATCTTAAGGTTACGGACGGGCTGCGCGAGCATGCCGAACAGCGGCTGCAGCGGCTTGAGAAATACTTCGGCAACATCCGCGAAGCGCGCGTCATCGAGAGTATCGAAGGCGGCGAGCATCGCGTCGAAGTAACCCTTGAGGGCGATGGACTGCTGCTGCGCGGCGAAGAGCGCACCGAAGACATGTACGCGTCGCTGGACCGATGCGTGGACAAGCTGGAACAGCGCGTCAAGAAGTTCAAGGCCAAACATACTCACCTGCGAAATCATCAGGAAAGCCTGCGCAACACCCCCGCCTCGAACGGCGTCGGCATTGACGGCATCCTGCCGGCTGAGACCGAGGACGAGCCGGACAATACGCCGCGAATCGTGCGCACCAAGGCTGTCACCATGAAGCCGATGGGCATCGACGACGCTGTCCAGATGCTGGAGCTGGTCGGCCACGATTGGTATGTTTATCTCGATTCCGACACCCATATGACGCAGGTCGTTTACCGGCGTCGTGACGGCAATTACGGGCTTGTCACACCAAAAATCTAG